DNA from Evansella sp. LMS18:
ATGAAGGCGGGTCAGGCAGCCGTTCTGACCTCGATGACGATCCTAAAAATCATGAAAGGTAATATATTACCGTGAAAAACCGCTGCATAGCGGTTTTTCTTTTTGTCTGAAGGCGCTTGCGGTTTTCTTCAAAAGATAAGAAAGTATATAATTTTTCTCGTCTACACATCTGTGAGGTGTGGTATTTTTTAACCGTGAGCAATCCTATAGCTCAAGGGACGCAAGAAGGCCTTGCATCCCTTGAACAGTAGCAATTCTACAACTCAAGGGACGCAAGAGGTCCTTGCATCCCTTGAACAGTAGCAATTCTACAACTCAAGGGACGCAAGAGGTCCTTGCATCCCTTGAGCAGGGGCGATCCTGCAACTGAAGGGACGCAAGAAGGCCTTGCATCCCTTGAACAGGAGTAAATCTACAACTGAAGGGACGCAAGAGGTCCTTGCATCCCTTGAGCAAGTGCAATCCTGCAACTGAAGGGACGCAAGAAGGTCTTGCATTCCTTGAGCAGGTGCAATCCTGCAACTGAAGGGACGCAAGAAGGTCTTGCATCCCTTGAGCAGGGGCGATCCTGCAACTCAAGGGACGCAAGAAGGCCTTGCATCCCTTGAACAGGAGTAAATCTACAACTGAAGGGACGCAAGAAGGCCTTGCATCCCTTGAGCAGGGGCGATCCTGCAACTCAAGGGACGCAAGAAGGCCTTGCATCCCTTGAACAGGAGTAAATCTACAACTGAAGGGACGCAAGAGGTCCTTGCATCCCTTGAGCAAGTGCAATCCTGCAACTGAAGGGACGTAAGAAGGCCTTGCATCCCTTGAACAGGAGTAAATCTACAACTCAAGGGACGCAAGAGGTCCTTGCAACCCTTGAGCAGGGGCGATCCTGCAACTCAAGGGACGCAAGAAGGCCTTGCAACCCTTGAGCAGGGGCGATCCTGCAACTCAAGGGACGCAAGAAGGCCTTGCATCCCTTGAACAGGAGTAAATCTACAACTGAAGGGACGCAAGAAGGCCTTGCATCCCTTGAGCAGGGGCGGTCCTATAATTCAAGGGACACAAGAGGTTTTTGCATCCCTTGTTACTTCCATAAAATCCTAGCAAATTCCCGCCGTATCTGCCGCATACTAGAACAGAGCAGAATTTTGTGATGCTTGAGGAGGTGCGGAGTTTTGCTAAGCGAAGAGCAAATACAGACATTGCGGCAAGTGCTTACTGAAGAAAAAGAAAGCCTGGAAAAAAGGCTTAAAGATCATCATTACGGACTTGATCTGGAACATGCCACAGAATCCATGGATGAGCTTTCAAGGTACGATAACCACCCTGGGGACCTTGGCACAGAGCTATATGAGCGGGAAAAGGACCTGGCTCTCGATGAGCATTCCGAGTATACGTTAAAGGAAATTGATCTTGCACTGAACGCCATTGCGGAAGAAACGTACGGGAAATGCGAAAAGTGCGGTGACCCTATTCCATACGAGCGGCTGGAAGCTGTGCCAACCACCCGGAGATGCGTAAAGCATGCGGAAGATAACACTGTATCAAATACAAGACCAGTGGAAGAGGATGTATTAAAGCCTCCTTTTGGAAAATTTGAATACGATGAAAGCAACGAGCAGCAAACGTTCTTTGACGCCGAGGACTCATGGCAGACAGTTGCCAAATTTGGAACTTCGGAGACACCCTCTGATTTTTCCGATACAGACAAAGACTATAACGCCATGTATGTGGAAGGGGAAGAGGACACAGAAGTGCCTGAGGAAATTGAAGATATTCTCACTGCAGACATTGAAGGGAAATTCAGCGGTGTCAGCGTGGACCACCATAAGTATGAAAAATACCTGGATGAAAATGACGTTGATACAATTATGGACAGAGATGAAAGTTAAGGATGGAAAGAGGCTGGGACAAATCTAGCTAATAATTAATTATAAAAAGGTACCGAACATCAAAATTGATGTTCGGTACCTTTTTTGTAGGATATTTCGTTATTTATTATCCCCTTATCTGTTCTTGGCGGTGTACTTTCTCAAGTTCACCGCCATGAATGCAAACCCTAATTCATTTTTTACCTTCTCTTTGCCTCTTACCGACATACGAGTGAAACCCAAATTAGCCTTCAAAAATCCGAAGACTGGTTCCACATCAATCTTACGTTTGCCGTAGATTTCGCCAGTTTTCTCATCTGAAAGCTTCTGTCTGATGTATTCTTTTTGTTGTTCCCATTTTTCGTTGTATTGTATTTTTCGGTTATGGCCTTCTTTCGCCTTGGTGCATTGGGAACGGAATGGGCAGTCTGAACAGTCCTCACATTGGTAGACTTTAAATGTGCGTGTAAAACTGCCTTTATCTTTTCGATTCGATAGGTAACGGAACGTCAACTTTTGCCCGTTTGGGCATAAAAAAGAATCTGTTTCCTCGTCATACTCCCAATTGGCAGAGTTGAACTCGTTATTTTTATACCTCTTTTTCTTCTCTTTACGGTACATATTATATGTAATTAGTGGTGTGCACTCCCGATGATTTATAACATCTTCGTAATTTTGTTCACTGCCATACCCTGCATCAGCGACTATGTACTGGGGCAGCTTGAAGAAACCTTCCTCAATCTTATCCAGAAAAGGAATAAGGGTGCGTGTATCTGTTGGATTGGCGAATACATCAAAAGCTAGTGTATATTGTCCTTCTGTCGCAATTTGCACATTATACCCTGCTTTAAGCTGGCCGTTCTTCATGTAATCATCTTTCATTCGCATAAAAGTGGCATCCTGATCGGTTTTGGAATAACTGTTTCGCTCTCCAAATATGGACATGTCGTTTTGGTATTTTTGTTTGCGTACCAGAAAATCTTTGTATTGTTTGAGGTACTGCTTTGGTCCTTTACGTTTTGAGCGAAGTTGTTTACGTTCCTTTCCTTCTGTACTTTCTTCAATCTTTCTATCGAATTCCTCCACTTTCTCGTCAAGCTTTCCCACTACATCAAGGAGCTCTTTAGCAGATAGTTCCTCTAGATTTTCCCGTTCTATTTCCGGAATAATGTTCTTTTCCAGTAATTCTTCATACATTTGGTTGGACTTCTCCACCAAAGCTGCACTGTATTTTTCCGTCGCTTTACGCCAGACAAAGGTAAACTTGTTGGCGTTCGCTTCGATTTTCGTTCCATCAATAAAAATCGCTTCTTCTTCAATGAGTTTTTCCTGCACAAGCTGGCAGCGAAACTGGACGAAGCACTGGCGTAGTAGTTCTTTTACGTCTTCGTGGACACGGAAGCGATTGATAGTACGGTAACTCGGTTCATATCCTTGAGCCAGCCACATCATACGGATACTATCCTTTAATAACGCCTCGATCTTTCTTCCGGAGAAAACAGATTGTGTGTATGCACATAAAATTACTTTCATCATCATCCGCGGATGGTAAGCAGGACAGCCAGTTTCACGTAAAAAGCTAACGAATGCTTCATTTGGGATCTGTTCCACGAGGTCATGAACGGTGAAAGCTATATCATTTTCCTGGAGTTTTACTTCTAAATCTAACGGCAAAACCACTTGATTCATGTTATAATATTTAAACATAAGGACACCCCCGGTAATTTATTGTGTGGTAACTTTAATTTTATCAGAAGGTGTCCTTTTTTGTGTCCTGAAAATGATGAAGTTCTTAAATATAGTTGATTGTAGCGAAAAGTGCGAGACGCCTTCGGGAAAAGCATTCGGCGAAGATCCCGCAGGGCGGTTTTCCCGAGGAAGCTGAGGCAATGCCCGAGGCAAGCGAGCGTCTTTTAGCGAAAATCAACAACAAAGTTATAGAGCATAAAAAGAAAGAGAGACACCCATCCAAACTTTTTTGGAATGAGTGCCTCTCTATTTTTATTTACTGGGTTTTGTCCCAGCCTCTTTCCTGAAAATCTTCCTGAGTTCTCCCGGCACACCTTTGTAATAGATGGCCGCTATTAACTGCGGGACGCATTCAGGGTATAAAAACCATGGGCACGGGACTGGCTGAAATTACCTTGCGAAGTTTCTATAAAAAATGTTGATTAAACAAAAGATATTAATGCTGAAGTTTTACTGCCGGTATTTTGGAAAACACCCATAAGCTCTGGCAAAGCAATAATTTAAAGGAGTGATCAATTGAAGCATTTAAGGGCGTTAGTAATTAAATCATTAATGATTACGTTAGTGCTGGTCATCCTCCTTACAATGTTTAATGGCTACCCGTTGCTGAACACCATTTTCCTGTCTTTGCTGATCACAGGGCTTGCTTATGTTATCGGTGATCTCCTGATACTTCA
Protein-coding regions in this window:
- a CDS encoding TraR/DksA C4-type zinc finger protein, whose protein sequence is MLSEEQIQTLRQVLTEEKESLEKRLKDHHYGLDLEHATESMDELSRYDNHPGDLGTELYEREKDLALDEHSEYTLKEIDLALNAIAEETYGKCEKCGDPIPYERLEAVPTTRRCVKHAEDNTVSNTRPVEEDVLKPPFGKFEYDESNEQQTFFDAEDSWQTVAKFGTSETPSDFSDTDKDYNAMYVEGEEDTEVPEEIEDILTADIEGKFSGVSVDHHKYEKYLDENDVDTIMDRDES
- a CDS encoding IS1182 family transposase, translated to MFKYYNMNQVVLPLDLEVKLQENDIAFTVHDLVEQIPNEAFVSFLRETGCPAYHPRMMMKVILCAYTQSVFSGRKIEALLKDSIRMMWLAQGYEPSYRTINRFRVHEDVKELLRQCFVQFRCQLVQEKLIEEEAIFIDGTKIEANANKFTFVWRKATEKYSAALVEKSNQMYEELLEKNIIPEIERENLEELSAKELLDVVGKLDEKVEEFDRKIEESTEGKERKQLRSKRKGPKQYLKQYKDFLVRKQKYQNDMSIFGERNSYSKTDQDATFMRMKDDYMKNGQLKAGYNVQIATEGQYTLAFDVFANPTDTRTLIPFLDKIEEGFFKLPQYIVADAGYGSEQNYEDVINHRECTPLITYNMYRKEKKKRYKNNEFNSANWEYDEETDSFLCPNGQKLTFRYLSNRKDKGSFTRTFKVYQCEDCSDCPFRSQCTKAKEGHNRKIQYNEKWEQQKEYIRQKLSDEKTGEIYGKRKIDVEPVFGFLKANLGFTRMSVRGKEKVKNELGFAFMAVNLRKYTAKNR